One region of Choristoneura fumiferana chromosome 3, NRCan_CFum_1, whole genome shotgun sequence genomic DNA includes:
- the LOC141426912 gene encoding uncharacterized protein, producing the protein YAEQPRINCTSHFPVHTFYYSVFFILFYWTSATSILTLVVHEFSLWVGLQAWVFGGEPRTNLLSANREGISSCLGYISMYLFAAHFKTKVYDRTVTRLSIICRMAVGSILLWTGSIIVNHYSPASRTLANAGYCIYLEATFLSITTFMYFIEIQFQDSENKLQFDVPLILSAINRNGLLYFLIANLMTGLINLSIRTLAISSSLAIIIFILYMAMSLIVSTFLVQIGVKL; encoded by the exons TATGCAGAACAACCACGGATCAACTGCACTTCACACTTTCCTGTGCATACTTTTTACTATTCTGTGTTCTTTATATTGTTCTATTGGACTTCGGCGACCAG CATTCTGACTTTAGTTGTACATGAGTTTTCACTGTGGGTAGGTTTGCAAGCTTGGGTGTTTGGTGGTGAACCCCGTACCAACTTGCTATCAGCCAACCGCGAAGGGATCTCATCATGCCTCGGCTATATTTCCATGTATTTATTTGCTGCACATTTCAAGACAAAAGTCTATGACAGAACTGTTACAAGGTTAAGTATTATTTGTAGAATGGCTGTTGGCTCTATTTTACTATGGACAGGTTCTATTATTGTTAACCATTACAGTCCTGCGTCTAGAACATTGGCCAATGCGGGCTATTGCATTTACTTAGAAGCTACTTTTCTAAGCATAACAACTTTCATGTATTTTATAGAAATACAGTTCCAAGACTCTGAGAATAAATTGCAATTTGATGTACCTCTTATTTTATCAGCTATAAACAGAAACGGGTTGCTGTATTTCCTTATAGCAAATTTGATGACTGGACTGATCAATCTTAGTATAAGGACACTGGCGATATCCAGTAGTCTAgctatcattatttttatactttatatGGCTATGTCATTAATTGTAAGTACGTTCTTGGTACAGATAGGTGTTAAATTATGA